The Candidatus Limnocylindrales bacterium DNA window CGACGTGATGACCCGCGAAGTCATCATCAGTGTCCCGGACGACACGCTCGATTACGTGATGCGCGTGATGACCGAGCGCCGCGTCCGCCACCTGCCGATTATCGAGAATCGAAGCCTGGTGGCCATCGTCTCGATCGGCGACGTCGTCAAGGCCCAGTACGAAGAGAAAGAAACCGAGATCCGTTTCCTGCGCGACTACATGCAGGGCGCGCTGGCCTGATGGCGCGGTAAAGGCGCCCGTCCAGATGGCGCGCCGCCAGCGGCGCCCGTCGAGATAGCGCGCCGCTGGCGTCCGACAGGCGTCCCTCTGCGCTCGCGGCCTCGCGGCGCGTGGCATAGACGTGCCGGCAACGGCATGTCTGTTCGCACACTGATCGCTGCCGCCATTGTTCTAGCCGGTTGCCACCTCGATCCCGCTTCCGCGCCGCCGCGCCGGTGCGAGACCGGCCGTCCGCTCGCGGGGGCCGCAGCCTTTCCCGACGAGATCGCACGCAGAATTCAGGACACCCGCGTTCCCGCCGAGGCGCACGCGTCGAAGTCCGCGCGCTGCAATCGCCTCGTGCTCGAGCCGTCTCCGTTTGCGCTGCGACATTCCGTCGATCCGGTCGACTGGCGTGCCTGGTCGCCGGAAGTCCTCGCCGAGGCCGAACAGCACAAACGCCCACTTCTCGTGCTGTCGGGGTCTTCTGCGGCGGACGTGCCCGCGTCGTTTCTGGGGCGCAAAGGCCGGCGGCGCCGCGTGGCGCATCAGATCAATTCGCAGGTCATTCCTGTGCTCGTCGATCGCGACGAGCGGCCGGATGTCGACGCGTACCTGATGCAGGCAACCGAGGTCCTGACGGGCGGCGGAGGCTGGCCCGCGGTGGTTTTCCTCGAGCCGCACGGTGGCCCGTTCGCCGCATATTCGTGGGGTGCAGCCGGCGCCGGCGAAAAGGATTTCGCAACCGTCGTCGAGCAGACGCTTCGCCACATCACGCTCGCCGGTACGCCGGCCGAACGCGCCGATGCGACGTTCGAGAAGATGCAGAAGCGCGTCGCGATCGATTCATCGGGCCCGCTGCCGGACGCGGCCGGCGTCGCGGCGTCGCTCACCGGCTATCTTGCAGCGTCGTACGACGCTGCAGCCGGCACGTTCGGGCCGCCGCCGCTGTTTCCGCGCGCGCCGGCGCTGTCGTTCCTTCTGCATGTCGAAGGCGAGCGCGAGCGGCCGCTCGCGCGCCAGATGGCGTTTTCGGTGCTCGAAAAGCTCGGCGCGAGCGCGCTCGAGGATCCGGCCGGAGGATTCTTCCGATATGCGCGCGGCGCAGGCTGGCACGAGCCGGCCGAAGGCAAGCCGCTTGCCGATAATGCGGCGCTCGCGTCGGCATTTCTCGAAGCTGCCGAGATCGGCAATCGCCAGGATCTTCGCGAGGACGCGCGCAGGATCGTCGACTTCCTGATGACCGATCTGCGCCTTGCGGACGGTGCGTTTGCCGTGTCGATTACCCGCACGGCGCCGGCAGCGGCGGAAAGAAATGATGCCGTGCTCGCCGATGCCAACGCGCTGGCGATCTCGGCGCTGATACGGGCTGCGCGCGTGCTCGGCGAGCCTCGCTATGCAGACGCTGCAAAGGCTGCGGCCGCATTTGTCGACACGCATCTTCGCAGCGGCGACCGCATCCGCCACTGCGTGTACCGCGACGGCCGGGCGTGCGGGTCGAGCGACGGTTATCTGTCCGATCACGCGCTCGTCGCACTGGCCTACCTCGATCTCGATGCGGCCTTTGGCAACGACTGGCTCGCCCGCGCGCGCACGATCGCTGACGCATTGCCCGCGCGTTTCGAGCACGCATCGAGCGGCGGATTCTTCCAGACCGCTTCCGACGGCGAGCTGCTGCCGCTCCGATGGAAACCGGTTCTCGATACCAATGTACCGTCGGGGAACGGGGCTGCGGCGCTTCTGTACGAAAGGCTCGCCGCACGCACCGGAGAGCAGCGCTACGGCGAGATCTGCCGGCGCACGCTCGCGGCGTTCTCGAACGTGCTCGCGCTGCGTCCGCTCGCCGCACCGTCACTCGTCACCGCGCTCGGAGAGTGGAGCCGGATCTATCCCCGGGCACCGGGTGCCGCCGATGCCGCGAGCGTGCCGCCGCAGCTCGAACCGGCGCCGGCCGTGCATCCGTAGCAGTGCCGTGCGGTCTGGATCGCCGAGCGGTTGAGCTCGGCGAACGAATCGATCGTCCACAGCGTCTGGCGCGCGCCGCGATGCTCGAGGGCAATCTCCTCCATCTGGTGGAAATCGCAGTCATGGAGCGCGCCGTCCCACGCCACGCTGACGAGGCTGCGGCACATCAGCGAAGGAACCGTTTCCGCATTGAAGTGCGATACCAGCAGGCTCATGTACCGCTCGTCGTCGCCGCTGCGCGCAAGCATCTCGGCGAAACGCTTGATCGGAAGATTCGTGATCGTGAGCAGGCGGTCGAAGCTGATGCCGAACAGCCGGTCGAGCTCTTCGCGATACTTCGCTTCGAGCTCGCGCTCCGAAGGAGGAAGAAACGCGCCGACCGGATTGTAGACGAGGTCGAGCGACAGCCGGCCCCCGAGGCCGTAGCCGATGCTGTTCAGCAGCCGCAGCGCCTGGATGCTCTTGTCGAAGACGCCTTTGCCGCGCTGGCGATCGACGTTCCCGGCGGTGTAGCACGGCAACGAGCACACGAGCGCAACGTCGTTGTCGTGGTAGAGCGCCGGCAGGTGGCCCATGCCGGGCTCGAACAGCACGGTCAGGTTGCAGCGCACGATCACGCGCTTTCCATGCGAACGTGCGGCTGTGACGAGCTGCGGGAAGTGTGGATTGAGCTCGGGGGCTCCTCCGGTGATGTCGACCGTGGTCACTTGCGGTGAACCGGCGAGCAGATCGGCAACTCGCGACGCGGTCGCGGCGCTCATGATTTCCGTGCGTTTCGGACCGGCATCGACGTGGCAGTGATGGCAGGCCTGGTTGCAGAGCTTGCCGACGTTGATCTGCACGGTCTCGACCACGTCGCGCACGAGCGGCCATTGCGCATGTTCGTGCAGCGTCTGCTCGAATGTCGGCTGAGCGGTCACTTCTTCTCCAGATGAACTTCGCTTACGCGCACGCGCTGCGACGTAAAGCGCGGGACTTCGTCGTGGAAGAAGACCATCCGATAGCTGTCGACGCCGCCGGCCGGAATCGCCTTGACCTCCTGGGGATGGGTGTGACCCTCTTCGTCGGGCCGCATCTGTTCGGCGCTGCGGTTGAAGCCTTCGACCGAGTTGACCACGTTGCCCTTGTCGTCGAGCAGCTCATAGCGCAGCACGATGTACTGTACCGGCGCATCCCCCTTGTTGCGGAGCTCTCCGCGCATCACGAAAACGCTTCCTTCGCCGAACGGCGAGGCCGGCGTCGAGCCCATGAACAACTCGGACAGGTTATCCCACGAAGAGGCCGTGCTTGTGATCTCGATGCGGTTGATTGCCTGCACCTCCGTTGCAGGCTCGGGAGGCTTCGTCGTTTCGCCCGCTGTCGCGACATGCGGTGTCACGATTGCAAATGTGACAACTACCGCGAGTGACACAGTGCGCCGCGAGCGAAGGATTCGCGCCGGCCAGACGTCGAAGCGTTCCCTGGAACGATCAGCCATGATGGAAACTCCTCCTGCGGCTCCTGCAACCACCTCTATCGGTGTGCTGAACGGGGGTTCAGGCCCTGCTCAGCCGCGATCCTCGACAAAAAGACTCGACGCCAGCACGCCACGATGCGCCTGCGATGACAAGGTGCATTGGAAAGCCGGTTGTCTTGCTCTCATACGGGTGCCATGAATGCTGGCGTCAGGGGGTAAAAGCTTGGCTGAGCCTTCCATCGCATCAATAGAGGAGAGCGTTGCATCGTCTCGCGCGTCCACGCGATCCCGCATCGCCGTGGCGCTCGTCAGCCTGGCGGTGATCATCGCAGTTGGTGTGGCTGCGGCCAGGGCAGGTTCGTGCCGCGTCCTCGTTGCGCTCGGTTCGGTCGATTTCGAGCCGTCACCGGCCGGTCTTTCGGCGCGCGTCTCGGGCAACTGGGAGTTCGACAACATCATTCAGGTCGTCAGCGGCCTGTCGTACAACGTGGTGCTCGTGCGCGAAGATCATTTCGTACGGCTCCATTATCCCGAGGGTTCGTTTTCCGGAATCGTTCCCGGCCTCGGCTCGCGAATCGATGCGGGCATCGACGGCAACGACATCATCTCGATTGAAGCCGCCGGCGTGAACGAGCCGGCTGCACGCTTCGTCAGTCTCGAGGCGCAGCGCCTCAAGGTCTCGAGCCCGGTTCCCGAAGGCGATGGCCCGATCAGTGTGATCGCGTACATCGTTCTCGACGGCGATTACGTTACTCCGATCATCAGCAACACGATCACCCGACCTCTCGAGCCGGTGGCCGTCCCGGTTCCCGACGAAGGCGATCCGGCCGATCCGACGCCCACTACGCTTCCGCCGCAATGAAGACGAGAATCGCAAAAGCGCACGAGCGCAGCCGCCTGCGACGTCGTCTCCCGATGCGACGCTCGTTCGCATTCGCCGCGGTGCTGGCTGCAGCTGCGCTGTCGACGATTCTTCCGCAGGCGGCGCACGCAGATCTTTGCACGAACGTTGCGCCGGTCTTCGAAAACGATCCGTGCGATCCGGCGACCGGCCCGTACCCGATGCTTCCGAACCTTCCGCTCGTGCTGCCGCTCAAAGGTCCGGCCGGGCGATGGAGCGACGGACCGCCGACGATCATCCCGGACTTCACGGGCGACGTCGATCTCGCGGTCCGCGTCGGATCGCTTCCGTCGAGCACCGAGATTCCGCCACCGGCCGGAAGCGCGGCCAAT harbors:
- a CDS encoding DUF255 domain-containing protein, translated to MSVRTLIAAAIVLAGCHLDPASAPPRRCETGRPLAGAAAFPDEIARRIQDTRVPAEAHASKSARCNRLVLEPSPFALRHSVDPVDWRAWSPEVLAEAEQHKRPLLVLSGSSAADVPASFLGRKGRRRRVAHQINSQVIPVLVDRDERPDVDAYLMQATEVLTGGGGWPAVVFLEPHGGPFAAYSWGAAGAGEKDFATVVEQTLRHITLAGTPAERADATFEKMQKRVAIDSSGPLPDAAGVAASLTGYLAASYDAAAGTFGPPPLFPRAPALSFLLHVEGERERPLARQMAFSVLEKLGASALEDPAGGFFRYARGAGWHEPAEGKPLADNAALASAFLEAAEIGNRQDLREDARRIVDFLMTDLRLADGAFAVSITRTAPAAAERNDAVLADANALAISALIRAARVLGEPRYADAAKAAAAFVDTHLRSGDRIRHCVYRDGRACGSSDGYLSDHALVALAYLDLDAAFGNDWLARARTIADALPARFEHASSGGFFQTASDGELLPLRWKPVLDTNVPSGNGAAALLYERLAARTGEQRYGEICRRTLAAFSNVLALRPLAAPSLVTALGEWSRIYPRAPGAADAASVPPQLEPAPAVHP
- the arsS gene encoding arsenosugar biosynthesis radical SAM (seleno)protein ArsS (Some members of this family are selenoproteins.) translates to MTAQPTFEQTLHEHAQWPLVRDVVETVQINVGKLCNQACHHCHVDAGPKRTEIMSAATASRVADLLAGSPQVTTVDITGGAPELNPHFPQLVTAARSHGKRVIVRCNLTVLFEPGMGHLPALYHDNDVALVCSLPCYTAGNVDRQRGKGVFDKSIQALRLLNSIGYGLGGRLSLDLVYNPVGAFLPPSERELEAKYREELDRLFGISFDRLLTITNLPIKRFAEMLARSGDDERYMSLLVSHFNAETVPSLMCRSLVSVAWDGALHDCDFHQMEEIALEHRGARQTLWTIDSFAELNRSAIQTARHCYGCTAGAGSSCGGTLAASAAPGARG
- a CDS encoding FxLYD domain-containing protein, with the translated sequence MADRSRERFDVWPARILRSRRTVSLAVVVTFAIVTPHVATAGETTKPPEPATEVQAINRIEITSTASSWDNLSELFMGSTPASPFGEGSVFVMRGELRNKGDAPVQYIVLRYELLDDKGNVVNSVEGFNRSAEQMRPDEEGHTHPQEVKAIPAGGVDSYRMVFFHDEVPRFTSQRVRVSEVHLEKK